The genomic stretch TTTCTATCTGAGCCCAAGTCGTATCCTCCGAAACCACTACGGCAATGTCCCGGGTGACGGCCGGCAACCTGATGAATGACTTATACTGCTTGGCCAAGTCAGCTTGGCTGATAAGCGCTTCAAAGTCTACCTCTAAAACACCAATAGTCACATCGGCCTCCCGGTGCGCCGCCCCTATCGGGGCGTGATCCCGACCACTCCGATAGACATCGGAGGGGGCCTTTTGCATAGTGCCCAGATAACCAATAGGCGTATTATCCAGGTTAATGCCAACGATATTCTGGATGCCTTTGGGAACTACGGCAGTATTTTGGGCGGTAAAAGATATTTTATCCTGCAGGCCCAGGACGCTGGACAGCCCTTCAAGTGTTCCTTTGAGCGAATAAAATCCGGCATTATCCACTATACCCAAAGAGAATCCTTCTTTGGTGGCATTGCCGACCTTATGATAGGTTTTACTGATTTCAAAGAACTTTATAGTCTTCTGGGCCTGTGAATGCAAATAGTTCTCGTTGAGATTGAAGACCTCAAGCAGGCCTTTGACCAGATTGTTTCTCAGGAAGCGGTCTGTAGTGCCGTCCGGCGCTAAAAGACCGACCAGATCTACTGCTTGAAATTTACCATCTAATGTATCTATAAATAACGCCTCTTTGTCCCAAAAGCTATTGGTCATTACCTCGTTATAACCTGTCTCAACCAGATGACTCCGGGCCGTTCGGGTAACATCATATATCCGGTCTGGCTGAGCCACCTTCAATTCAATACAGGGCGGCGTGACCGGTATCTTGTCATAACCATAAATACGGGCCAATTCTTCTATGATATCCACTTCAATATTAATATCCGGCCTAAAAGACGGCGCCACGAGTTCAAATCCCTTGGCGCTGGATTTCTTTATCATCAAGCCCAAACCTATTAGGATTCTCTTTATTTCCGGTGCAGGAATGGCAATACCCAGGATACGGCTGATGCGTTCGGTTCTGAGCACCACCTTTCGGTCTTTGTATTTAAGATAATCCAGCACCTGATAGCCGGTGAGCGTTCCACCTGCCATCTCAAGTATAAATCCGGCTGCCCGTTGCGAGGCGGTGACTACGCCTTTGGGGTCGACAATCCGCTCAAAGCGGTAGGACGAATCAGTCGGCAGGGCCAGATGCCTGGAGGTACGCCGGATACAGGTCGGATTAAAATAGGCGCTCTCCAAGAGGATGTTCTTGGTGGATTCAGTTACCTCGGTGTCCTTGCCGCCCATGATACCAGCCAGGGCCACGGGTTTTTGGGCATCGGCAATCACCAGCATGTCAGGCGTCAATACATATGTCTTGGCGTCTATGGCCACTAAATTCTCGCCCTTGGCCGCGGTCCGGACAATTATTTCCTGTCCGGCCAGTTTATCCAAATCAAAGGCATGCAAGGGCTGTCCGGTCTCCAGCAGCACCCAGTTAGTGATATCAACTACATTATTAATGCTCCTAAGGCCGAGAGATTCCAAATGATTCTTGAGCCAGGCCGGTGACGGGCCGACCTTAACATCCCGGATAATCCGGCCGGTATACATCGGGCAGAGTTTGGGTTCCTTTATCCGGATAAAAGGCGCGATCTTGGATTTGGCCGCCGGGATTTTGGATTTCTGGCCGGGCTTTGCCTTGGCTTTGGTAATCAATGCTGTTTCCCGGGCAATGCCGATAAAGGACAGGCAATCCGGCCGGTTGGCCGTAATCTCAAATTCAAAGACGGTATTATCGCCCTGGCCTTCCAGACTCTCCACCTTGACCCCGTGCCGGGTCAACAAGTCAGCCAGTTTCTTGGGCTCTAAGGCCACCGCGCAGTATTCTTTTAGTATCGCGTAGGTTATCTTCATTATATCAACCCCTATATCGCTCCGCTCAGCGGGATAAGAGCCAGTAATTTGCTCCGCGCAAACTGGCTCTAAAATTGGCTTAAAAAATTCAGATGGTTTTCAGTAAACAGCCGAATATCATTTATGCCGTGCTTGAGCATAGCCACCCGTTCCACGCCCATGCCAAAGGCAAAGCCGGTATATTTCTCCGGGTCGTACTTGACGTGGTTCAATACATTAGGATGGACCA from Planctomycetota bacterium encodes the following:
- the pheT gene encoding phenylalanine--tRNA ligase subunit beta, yielding MKITYAILKEYCAVALEPKKLADLLTRHGVKVESLEGQGDNTVFEFEITANRPDCLSFIGIARETALITKAKAKPGQKSKIPAAKSKIAPFIRIKEPKLCPMYTGRIIRDVKVGPSPAWLKNHLESLGLRSINNVVDITNWVLLETGQPLHAFDLDKLAGQEIIVRTAAKGENLVAIDAKTYVLTPDMLVIADAQKPVALAGIMGGKDTEVTESTKNILLESAYFNPTCIRRTSRHLALPTDSSYRFERIVDPKGVVTASQRAAGFILEMAGGTLTGYQVLDYLKYKDRKVVLRTERISRILGIAIPAPEIKRILIGLGLMIKKSSAKGFELVAPSFRPDINIEVDIIEELARIYGYDKIPVTPPCIELKVAQPDRIYDVTRTARSHLVETGYNEVMTNSFWDKEALFIDTLDGKFQAVDLVGLLAPDGTTDRFLRNNLVKGLLEVFNLNENYLHSQAQKTIKFFEISKTYHKVGNATKEGFSLGIVDNAGFYSLKGTLEGLSSVLGLQDKISFTAQNTAVVPKGIQNIVGINLDNTPIGYLGTMQKAPSDVYRSGRDHAPIGAAHREADVTIGVLEVDFEALISQADLAKQYKSFIRLPAVTRDIAVVVSEDTTWAQIESISRQALTPSAQDIPLEKIEFFDIYRGKQVQSGHKSIAFSLTFRHPTRTLASEAVDGVVKTVVDALAKDLKATLRA